The Porphyromonas sp. oral taxon 275 DNA window AGATCATCGGCGGATCGGAGCGTGAGGCCGACTACGACAAGCTGCTCCAGCGTGCTCAGGAGGTCGGTGTGCCCGAGAAGGACATCTGGTGGTACCTCGACTCTCGCCGCTATGGCACGGCACCTCACTCGGGCTTTGGGCTAGGCTTCGAGCGTCTGCTGCTCTTCGTCACGGGTATGGCCAATATCCGCGACGTCATCCCCTTCCCACGTACCCCACGTAGCGCAGAGTTCTAGTGACTCGGGGCCTTCGTCGAGAAGCCCCTAATATATAAGGAACGTGCGGTAAAGCCTCGGAGCTTTGCCGCACGCTCTTTTTATCCCCCTTGATGGCGGAGTCTGTGGGGTGGGGAAGGGGCTCGGGTCGAATTAGCTTAGCCTCCTCCCCGCCTTTTGCCATTGGATGAGGCGAAGGGACGCACGGACGCTCGTCTAGCTCTCGGATAGGGGGAAGGCCTTCCAAGGGATATCAGTCAGAGAGCTGAGTGCCGTCAGTCAGCCACGTGAGGGACGTCCGTCACGCGGCTGAGGGATATCCCTCGCGGAACTAGCAGCAGGCAGTTGCTTCGCTTGGCTTTCTTGCTCGTTGCCTTGAGGCGTGGGGCTAAGGAGGCTAGCTTTAGGGCTTCGTCGAGGGGATTGTTTAGTCCGCTTGAAGGGGGAGACTGCGGGGAGGAGAGTCGATGCTATTGGGGCAAGGATGGGGTGTGGCTAGGGGGATAGGGGCGCTCCCTTTTCCTTAGTTGCGAGATGTTGCTTATATTTGCTCTATAAAGAGCATGTAAGCAGATCACATTCACCTAACTTATAACCCCATTACGAACATGAACATTCCTCAAGAACTACGCTACACCAAGGAGCACGAATGGGCTCGCCTCGAGGGCGATGTCGTCTATGTCGGGATCACGGACTACGCTCAGGGCGAGCTCGGTGAGATAGTCTTCGTCGATGTAGACACGGAGGGCGATAGCCTAGAGGCCGAGGAAGTCTTTGGCTCGATCGAAGCCGTGAAGACCGTCTCCGACCTCATGCTGCCCATCGAGGGAGAGATCCTTGAGCTCAATCCCGAGCTAGAGGAGTCCCCCGAGCTCGTCAATAGCGACCCCTATGGCAAGGGTTGGATCGTCAAGGTCAAGCCTGCCAATGCAGAGGACCTCGACGGCCTGCTCTCGGCTGATGACTACAAGGCTCTGATCGCAGGATGAGCCTAAAGCCTCAGGTCAGCATCATCATGGGGAGCACCTCGGATCTCCCCGTCATGGAGAAGGCTGCAGCACGCCTGGATGCCCTCGGCGTACCCTTCGAGATCCTTGCCCTCTCGGCACACCGCACGCCTCGCGAGGTAGAGGCTTTTGCCTCCAGTGCCCATGAGCGTGGGATCAAGGTGATCATCGGTGCCGCTGGCATGGCGGCGCACCTCTGTGGAGTCATCGCCTCGATGACCTCGGTACCCGTCATCGGCGTGCCCATCAAGGCCAGCCTCGAGGGCGTCGATGCACTCTACTCCATCGTGCAGATGCCTCCAGGGATCCCCGTGGCTACTGTCGGGATCAACGCCGCAGAGAATGCCGCACTCCTGGCCGTGCAGATGATGGCTACGGGTGACCCCGAGCTCTACCAGCGCCTTGAGGAATACAAGGCTTCACTCAAGGATAAGGTCGTCAAGGCCAACGCCGAGCTCGCCGAGCTCAAGTACCGCTATAAGACGAACTAATCCTCCCAGCACGCTGTTGTAAACCCAGGTGCAGCTCATCGTGTGCTGCGCTTGGGTTTACTACGTTCACAAGCAATATGACAGACCAACATAGCTCCTCGCTCCTCTCCGAGCCTTGCCACTACGCCCGCCGTCGATCGGTAGCCGTATCTATAGGTACGACGCCGCTGGGGGCAGACTATCCCGTACGTGTCCAGTCTATGGCCACGACCTCTACCCTAGATACGGAGGCCTCCGTAGCTCAGGCCAAGCGCATCATCGGCGCGGGCGCAGAGTACCTGCGCTATACGGCGCAGGACAAGCGCGTCGCCCTGAGCCTAGGCCCCATCCACGCTGCACTGCGTGCCGAAGGGATCACGACGCCGCTCGTGGCGGACATCCACTTCAACCCCACAGCGGCCGACACCGCACTGGAGTACGTAGAGAAGGTACGTGTCAACCCGGGGAACTATGTTGATACGAAGGGCGTGAAGGAATGGACTGAGGAGATCTTCGCCTCTATGCACGCCCGTGTCGAGGAGCGCTTCGGGGTCTTTGTCGATCGTGCCAAGGAGCTTGGCCGTGCGATACGTATCGGGGTCAATCACGGTTCACTCTCCGAGCGTATGGTCATGCTCTACGGGGACACGCCCGAGGGGATGGTGCAGAGCTGCCTCGAGTACCTCGATGTCTGCCGTGCTCATGACTTCCACGACATCGTCATCTCGATGAAGAGCTCCAATACGCTCGTCATGACGGCTGCCGTGCGTCTCCTGGTGCAGCGCCTCGATGAGCTGGGCTATCCCGCCTATCCGCTGCACCTCGGGGTGACGGAGGCAGGTGAGGGCGAGGACGGTCGTATCAAGAGCGCCGTGGGTATAGGCTCGCTCCTGGCCGACGGTATCGGCGATACGATACGCGTATCCCTCAGTGAGGAGCCCGAGTGCGAGATCCCCGTGGCGCGCGCGCTGGTCGACTACATCAGCGCCCGTGCCGAGCTTCCCGCGCCTTCCTATAGCTTGTCTTGGGCTGAGTACCGCACCTTGGCTCGTGATGCCCGCCGTGAGTCCCGAGCCATAGGGCGCCTTGTCGGTGGGGCTAATCTCCCCATTGTCCTCTCGGAGCAGGGGGCTGAGGCCTTCGCCGAGCAGCGCCCCGATGTGTTGCGCTCTGGCGAGCGGCTCTTGCTCCCCGGCGGTACGCCCATCGTGGGGGTACGTGTCTACGAGCTCGAGGCGGGGACTGAGCTCGATGCGACGCTCCTCGAACAGATTCAGCAGGATGTAGAGGCGCTTGTCCTACTACGCAGCACGGGAGCCAATCCCGTCGCTGAGTGGCGCTGGGGCTTCGCTCAGCTACGCCGAGCAGGCGTCGAGGCGCCCATTATCCTATGTCGTCACTATGACGTGGCCGAGCTGGACGCCTTCAGACTCTATGCCGCCGCCGACTGTGGGAGCATCCTCCTTGATGGCTGGGCCAATGGTCTCTGCCTCTCCGCCGACGGGATTGCCCCCGATGAGCTCGTCAAGACGCAGCTCAGCATCCTGCAGGCGACGCGCCTCAGGATGAGCAAGACGGAGTTTATCAGTTGCCCTGGCTGCGGCCGGACGCTCTACAACCTACAAAATACCATCGCTGAGATCAAGGCTGCGACCTCGCACCTCAAGGGGCTCAAGATCGGCATCATGGGCTGTATCGTCAATGGTCCAGGGGAGATGGCGGACGCGGACTACGGCTATGTCGGTGCCGCCCCTGGCAAGATCGACCTATACAAGGGGCAGGAGTGCATCCAGAAGGGGGTCCCACAGGCGCAGGCCGTGGAGCACCTCATCAAGCTCATCAAGGACGGCGGGGACTGGAAGGACCCCGAATAAAGCGCTACAGATATGCTAGAGGTCAAGATAGTCAACCGCTCGCGCCATGCTCTACCCGCCTACGCTACGGCAGGGGCAGCAGGGATGGATCTTAGGGCACAGCTAGAGGCTCCCATCACCTTGGCTCCGCTCGGGCGTGTGCTCGTACCGACAGGCCTATTCATCGAATTGCCCCAGGGCTACGAGGCGCAGGTGCGTCCCCGTAGTGGGCTGGCGATCAAGCACGGGCTTACCGTCCTGAATAGCCCAGGGACGATAGACGCCGACTACCGCGGCGAGATCAAGGTTGCGCTGGTCAACCTCTCTGCCGAGCCCTTCGAGATACAGGACGGGGAGCGCATTGCACAGCTCGTCGTCGCCCGACACGAGCAGGTCGCATGGCAGCCCGTCGAGGAGCTCGGGGAGACCGAGCGCGGCGCAGGCGGATTCGGGCATACGGGGCGGGGGTAATGCTTCGTTACTCATCTAGAGGCTAGGGAAAGGCCTAGCTCTGGTCTTAGCTTATCCTTAGCCTAGCTGAGGAGCGGCTAGGCTAAGGCAGGACGTTCGTGTCATACATATATATAGAGTAGGATAGGGCAGGCATGCGCTACTGGCAAGTAAATAAGCACGTGCTGCGAGTGCTGAGAGTGGTCGTGAGGATCGCGCTCGGGCTCTTCCTATGCCTCTATGTACTCCCCTTATTACTCTTCCGCATCCCTGCGGTACAGCGTAATGTCGCTAGTCGGGTGAGCAAGGAGCTGACGAAGCTCTTCGACGCGCCCGTAAGCCTAGAGCGCGTCGACCTCCTGCGCTGGACGGATCTCGAGCTGCACCAGGTGCTGGTGCGCGATAGCCTCAATCGGCCTATGCTCACGGCTAGCCGACTCGTGGGGGGCATCAGTCTCCTAGATCTCATCACAGACCAAGAGGTACGGATCACCTCGGCTCGCCTCTTCTCGGCGCACCTATTGCTGGTACGGGATCCCCGTACGGGGCGACTGAATATCCAGCATGTGATCGATCACCTAGCACGCCCCAAGAAGGACAGCTCCTCGATCCCCGTCGACATCAATAGCATCATCATCCGCGACATGCGCTTGACGCTCGAGGAGGAGGGACGGCAGCGCCTTCGCCTGGATCGTATCTCGACGCGCATCCGACGCCTACGCTTCGCTCCGCAGTATGTGGGAGGGGCGCTCGATGAGCTCTCCTTTACCTCGAGCCTCGGCCTTGAGGTCACTGACCTTACGGGGCAGGTCGAGCTACGCCAGCAGCAACTCACGCTGCTGAACCTACAGCTGGCCTTACCCAAGAGCCAGGGCTCTATCCCCCTCCTTCAGCTCGACCTTACTAAGCGTGGACTGCCTATACTACAGGCCCTGCGCTTAGGGCGCTCCAGCCTGTCCCTCACGGACCTCGCCTTCTTCGCTCCCGCTTGGCGTGGCCGCAGCGAGGCGCTACAGCTCTCAGCCAGCTATCAGCAGGAGCCCCATGGGCGTGGTGTAGGGCAGCTCAGCGCAGAGCTAGCTGGACAGCTGGCCTTGGAGCAGAGCTTCCAGCTCTCGTGGGATGTGGAGGCGCACCTCCAGCAGCTGACGCTCAAGACCCCGACGCTGCAGCTCCGTAGCTCACTCCTCCCACTCATACTCCCCCTCCTTGGGCAGCAGGCCCTCCCCGAAGAGCTCATCACGCGTCTCGGCAAGCTTCGCTATCAGGGTGAGCTAAGCTATACCCCCTCACAGGAGCTCAAGGGGACGGGGCAGCTGGCCTCAGACCAAGGCCGCCTAGAGTATGAGCTCGCGGCGGTACTAAGCGGGCAGCAGCTGGAGCGCGTCACGGGCTTCGTCCGTACCGAGCAGTTTGACCTCGGCGCACTTCTTGGCCCTAAGACGGGGCTCGGGGCGCTGGCGGGGCAGGTGACGCTGGATGCTAAGCACGAAGGGCAAGGGCTAGAGGGCTGGAGCCTCAATGCCCTCGCGACGCTGCGCGACCTGGACTTCCGTGGCTATCGGTATCAGGGCCTGCAGCTAAGCCTCCAGCCACAGCAGGGGCAGCGCCATCTCGTAGATCTAAAGCTGGATGATCCCAATGCCGATCTGCACCTCGAGGGCTCGGCGCGCCTCAGCACTGAGGGGCTGCGTGACCTAGAGGCGCGCCTAGATCTCCAGCACGTGCGGGCTGACCAGCTGCACCTCCTCCCGAATCTTCATGAGGACCTAAGCCTGCAGGCCTCCCTCTCCCTAGACCGCATCGACCTAGATCGTATGCAGGGGCATATAGCCCTAGAGGGGCTCCAGCTCCAGGGGGGCTCGGGCCTCAAGCAGCTGGATGAGCTGCGCCTACGCCTGCATGGTAGCCCCGAACGTGGCCGCCTACTGCGCTTGACTTCCCCTTATCTCTCGGTGGAACTGACGGGGAACTATACCCTTGCCACCCTGATCCCCGACGCGCAGCAGACGCTGAGCCACCACCTCCCCTCCCTCTTCCCGCCCAATCCTCTGTGGGCTCGCCGAGCTGCCCAGGCAAGCTATGAGCTGCGCCTGGAGCTCAAGCAGATCCCTGAGGTATGGGCCGAATACCTGCGCCTCCCCCTTGGCCTAGATCAGGGGGCACACCTCTGGGCGACACTCGAGGGCGATGCGCGGCGCATCCAGTGCCACGCCAGCTTCCCGCAGCTGCGCTTGGGGGCGAATCAGCTGCGCTCGGCTAAGCTCGACTTCGATGGGGAGACGCTGGAGCTAAGCTCCGATCTAAGGCTTGCTAAGGGTGCCCTACTCAAGGGGCTCCTTCTTCGCAGCCAGCTCAGTCAGGATAGTATCTACACCCAGCTCAACCTCGGGGAGGATGACAAGGGCGTCTCGAATGGGACGCTGGGACTGGCGGCACGCTTCCTCCGTACCCCCGAGCGTCACCTCGGGATACAGCTGGGGTTAGACTCCTCGCGCCTTCGTATTCATAGCGAGGCCTGGCGTATCGCACCAGCTACGCTGCGCTGGCAGCCAGGCTTACTCTCAGTCGATGGACTTGACCTCTCGAGTGCGGACCGCCGCGTCAGCGTCTCGGGACGCCTCAGCGAGCACGCAGGGGACCGCCTCTCGGTAGCCCTGCAGCGGATCAACCTACTCTATATCCTCGAGTCGATCGGGGTAGGCTTCAACATGCTGGATGCCGACCTCACGGGTACGGGCACAGCTAGCCTGCGTGCAGGCGTCGTCTCGGCCTCGGCTGATGTCTCGAGTGCCTCCTTCCACGTCAAGGGCGTGGATGTCGGCGCGCTCCGAGCAGCGCTGCACTTCAATAGCTCCGAGGGCCTCATCCATCTCGACGGTGAGGTGCAGCAGCCTGAGGGCGGCCACTCGGCTGTCGCGGGCTATATCCGTCCTGTGGGTGGAGCGGGCATTGACCTACGCTTCGATGCCGAGCGCCTGCGCACGGACTTCATCGCTAAGTTCATGGATACGCTCTTCGACGAAGTCCGAGGACGGGCCACGGGCAAGATGCGCCTTTTCGGTCGCTTTGAGGAAGGGGTGACGGTCGAGGGCCTTGCCGACGTGACGGAGGGAAGCATCGGGGTGCGCCTGCTCGGCACGCGCTACCTTTTCGAGGGGCCCCTACGCTTTACTCCCGAGAGCATCCTCTTTGATAAGATCCCCGTCCGAGACGACGAGGGACATACCGGGCGCCTAGATGGCAGCATACGCCACCGCTTCTTTGACCACTTCGACCTCGACCTGCACGCCGATGGGCTGGACCGTATGAAGGTGCTGCAGACGCAGAGCAAGCAGAGCCTACCCTTCTTCGGGACGGCCTATGGCTCTGGGCGGGCTACGCTGAGGGGCAAGCTTCCCCGCCTGCAGCTGGGCGTCGAGATGACGGCGCAGCAGGGGACGGATGTGACGCTGGACTTCAATCAGACGGATGTGCGCAAGGAGGATCGCCTCTTTACCTTCAAGCCGCTGCGTCCCCGCTCCGAGCGGGATAGCCTCCTGTATCTGCCCCTGCCCCCGCCCGAGGAGGCTCAGGGGACGGAGCTCAATATGCAGATGAGCCTACGTGTGACGCCTGCCGCGCAGCTGACGCTTCGCTTAGGCTCGGGCGAGATCCCTAATGAGGTGAAGGCGCGCTGTGAAGGGGCCTTGACGATCGACGTCCCCCATATCGGTTCGCCCAAGACCTACGGCTCGCTGCGCCTTGTCGAGGGCTCCTATGTCTTCAACTTCGAGCAGCTCACCCGCCGCCGCTTCACCCTGCGCGAGGGCGGTTCGTTGGACTTTCGTGGCGATCCTATGGCTGCGGAGATCGACCTCAAGGCCAGCTACAGCCTCACGGCGAGCATCTCTGATCTAGATGCCACGCTGGCTGCAGAGGCTAGGCGCAATACCGTCCCGGTGAACTGTATCCTACAGCTGGGTGGTGTGATCACGCAGCCCAGTATCAACCTCGGACTGGAGCTGCCAGGTGCTGAGCCCGAGATCGAGCGCCGCCTGCAGTCGCTGATCAATACCCGCGATGAGCGCAATCGACAGGTGCTCTACCTGATGACGCTCGGGAAGTTCTACACGCCTGAGACACGTCAGACGACCACGACCTCGGTGTCTGATGGCTGGGCCTCGCTAGCCTCCTCGACGATCTCGGAGCAGCTGACCAACCTCCTGGGCAACCTGTCGAAGGACATCCAGTTCGGTACCAACATCCGCACGAGCAATACCGCCTTCGAGGATACGGACGTCGAGCTACAGTTCTCGGGGAGCTGGTTCAATAACCGCCTCTCCATCAATGGTAATGTGGGCTACCATAACAATCCCTTCCTCCAAGGGAAGTACATCGGGGAGTTCGACCTCGAGTATAAGCTCAACCCCGAGGGGACCCTCCGCTTGAAGGGATACAACCACTACAACAATATGTACCAGTACCTCCGTCAGTCACTGACGACGCAGGGAATAGGCGTCATGTTCCAGCGGCGCTTTGACTCCTTCTCCGAGCTACTGTCGCGTAAGCAAGCGAAAAAGCGTACATTTGTGCCAAAGCAACAACCATCACATTAAGTGCAAATATTATGAGCTACCTAACACAAGACAAGCTTACCATCGTAG harbors:
- the gcvH gene encoding glycine cleavage system protein GcvH yields the protein MNIPQELRYTKEHEWARLEGDVVYVGITDYAQGELGEIVFVDVDTEGDSLEAEEVFGSIEAVKTVSDLMLPIEGEILELNPELEESPELVNSDPYGKGWIVKVKPANAEDLDGLLSADDYKALIAG
- the purE gene encoding 5-(carboxyamino)imidazole ribonucleotide mutase, whose protein sequence is MSLKPQVSIIMGSTSDLPVMEKAAARLDALGVPFEILALSAHRTPREVEAFASSAHERGIKVIIGAAGMAAHLCGVIASMTSVPVIGVPIKASLEGVDALYSIVQMPPGIPVATVGINAAENAALLAVQMMATGDPELYQRLEEYKASLKDKVVKANAELAELKYRYKTN
- the ispG gene encoding (E)-4-hydroxy-3-methylbut-2-enyl-diphosphate synthase, which gives rise to MTDQHSSSLLSEPCHYARRRSVAVSIGTTPLGADYPVRVQSMATTSTLDTEASVAQAKRIIGAGAEYLRYTAQDKRVALSLGPIHAALRAEGITTPLVADIHFNPTAADTALEYVEKVRVNPGNYVDTKGVKEWTEEIFASMHARVEERFGVFVDRAKELGRAIRIGVNHGSLSERMVMLYGDTPEGMVQSCLEYLDVCRAHDFHDIVISMKSSNTLVMTAAVRLLVQRLDELGYPAYPLHLGVTEAGEGEDGRIKSAVGIGSLLADGIGDTIRVSLSEEPECEIPVARALVDYISARAELPAPSYSLSWAEYRTLARDARRESRAIGRLVGGANLPIVLSEQGAEAFAEQRPDVLRSGERLLLPGGTPIVGVRVYELEAGTELDATLLEQIQQDVEALVLLRSTGANPVAEWRWGFAQLRRAGVEAPIILCRHYDVAELDAFRLYAAADCGSILLDGWANGLCLSADGIAPDELVKTQLSILQATRLRMSKTEFISCPGCGRTLYNLQNTIAEIKAATSHLKGLKIGIMGCIVNGPGEMADADYGYVGAAPGKIDLYKGQECIQKGVPQAQAVEHLIKLIKDGGDWKDPE
- the dut gene encoding dUTP diphosphatase is translated as MLEVKIVNRSRHALPAYATAGAAGMDLRAQLEAPITLAPLGRVLVPTGLFIELPQGYEAQVRPRSGLAIKHGLTVLNSPGTIDADYRGEIKVALVNLSAEPFEIQDGERIAQLVVARHEQVAWQPVEELGETERGAGGFGHTGRG
- a CDS encoding translocation/assembly module TamB domain-containing protein; amino-acid sequence: MRYWQVNKHVLRVLRVVVRIALGLFLCLYVLPLLLFRIPAVQRNVASRVSKELTKLFDAPVSLERVDLLRWTDLELHQVLVRDSLNRPMLTASRLVGGISLLDLITDQEVRITSARLFSAHLLLVRDPRTGRLNIQHVIDHLARPKKDSSSIPVDINSIIIRDMRLTLEEEGRQRLRLDRISTRIRRLRFAPQYVGGALDELSFTSSLGLEVTDLTGQVELRQQQLTLLNLQLALPKSQGSIPLLQLDLTKRGLPILQALRLGRSSLSLTDLAFFAPAWRGRSEALQLSASYQQEPHGRGVGQLSAELAGQLALEQSFQLSWDVEAHLQQLTLKTPTLQLRSSLLPLILPLLGQQALPEELITRLGKLRYQGELSYTPSQELKGTGQLASDQGRLEYELAAVLSGQQLERVTGFVRTEQFDLGALLGPKTGLGALAGQVTLDAKHEGQGLEGWSLNALATLRDLDFRGYRYQGLQLSLQPQQGQRHLVDLKLDDPNADLHLEGSARLSTEGLRDLEARLDLQHVRADQLHLLPNLHEDLSLQASLSLDRIDLDRMQGHIALEGLQLQGGSGLKQLDELRLRLHGSPERGRLLRLTSPYLSVELTGNYTLATLIPDAQQTLSHHLPSLFPPNPLWARRAAQASYELRLELKQIPEVWAEYLRLPLGLDQGAHLWATLEGDARRIQCHASFPQLRLGANQLRSAKLDFDGETLELSSDLRLAKGALLKGLLLRSQLSQDSIYTQLNLGEDDKGVSNGTLGLAARFLRTPERHLGIQLGLDSSRLRIHSEAWRIAPATLRWQPGLLSVDGLDLSSADRRVSVSGRLSEHAGDRLSVALQRINLLYILESIGVGFNMLDADLTGTGTASLRAGVVSASADVSSASFHVKGVDVGALRAALHFNSSEGLIHLDGEVQQPEGGHSAVAGYIRPVGGAGIDLRFDAERLRTDFIAKFMDTLFDEVRGRATGKMRLFGRFEEGVTVEGLADVTEGSIGVRLLGTRYLFEGPLRFTPESILFDKIPVRDDEGHTGRLDGSIRHRFFDHFDLDLHADGLDRMKVLQTQSKQSLPFFGTAYGSGRATLRGKLPRLQLGVEMTAQQGTDVTLDFNQTDVRKEDRLFTFKPLRPRSERDSLLYLPLPPPEEAQGTELNMQMSLRVTPAAQLTLRLGSGEIPNEVKARCEGALTIDVPHIGSPKTYGSLRLVEGSYVFNFEQLTRRRFTLREGGSLDFRGDPMAAEIDLKASYSLTASISDLDATLAAEARRNTVPVNCILQLGGVITQPSINLGLELPGAEPEIERRLQSLINTRDERNRQVLYLMTLGKFYTPETRQTTTTSVSDGWASLASSTISEQLTNLLGNLSKDIQFGTNIRTSNTAFEDTDVELQFSGSWFNNRLSINGNVGYHNNPFLQGKYIGEFDLEYKLNPEGTLRLKGYNHYNNMYQYLRQSLTTQGIGVMFQRRFDSFSELLSRKQAKKRTFVPKQQPSH